The following proteins are co-located in the Phyllostomus discolor isolate MPI-MPIP mPhyDis1 chromosome 1, mPhyDis1.pri.v3, whole genome shotgun sequence genome:
- the SHISA3 gene encoding protein shisa-3 homolog translates to MGPLLALYLLLGWLRWSPAGAQQSGEYCHGWVDVQGNYHEGFQCPEDFDTLDATICCGSCALRYCCAAADARLEQGGCTNDRGELEHPGITAQPVYVPFLIVGSIFIAFIILGSLVAIYCCTCLRPKEPSQQPIRFSLRSYQTETLPMILTSTNLRAPSRQSSTATSSSSTGGSIRRFSFARAEPGCLVPSPPPPYTTGHPIHLTQPSSFLVSPQYFAYPLQQEPPLPGKTCPDFSSS, encoded by the exons ATGGGGCCGCTGCTGGCGCTCTACCTCCTTCTGGGCTGGCTGCGCTGGAGCCCGGCAGGCGCCCAGCAGTCCGGAGAGTATTGCCACGGTTGGGTAGACGTGCAGGGCAACTACCACGAGGGCTTCCAGTGTCCGGAGGACTTCGATACGCTGGACGCCACTATCTGTTGCGGCTCCTGCGCGCTGCGCTACTGTTGCGCCGCGGCGGACGCCAGGCTGGAGCAGGGCGGCTGCACCAACGACCGCGGCGAGTTGGAGCACCCAGGCATCACCGCGC AGCCTGTCTACGTTCCTTTCCTGATTGTCGGCTCCATCTTCATTGCCTTCATCATCCTGGGCTCTTTAGTGGCAATCTATTGCTGCACCTGCTTGAGACCCAAGGAGCCCTCCCAGCAGCCAATCCGCTTCTCACTCCGCAGCTATCAGACAGAGACCCTGCCCATGATCTTGACCTCTACGAACCTCAGAGCACCTTCCAGGCAGTCCAGCACAGCGACCAGCTCCAGCTCCACAGGGGGCTCCATCCGAAGGTTCTCCTttgccagggcagagccaggctgcctggtgcCCTCCCCGCCTCCACCGTATACCACAGGCCACCCGATCCACCTGACCCAGCCGTCGAGTTTCCTGGTGTCACCCCAATACTTTGCTTACCCGCTCCAGCAGGAGCCCCCACTGCCTGGGAAGACCTGTCCAGACTTCAGTTCCAGTTGA